The Candidatus Rokuibacteriota bacterium genomic interval CCCACGCGTTCGCGTGGGTACCCCGCCTGGGTACCCGTCCGGCCGGCGCAATCGGACGGGGGGAGGTTCGGAAGGGGGGCAACGCCCCCCTCCGAGGGAAAGGCTCCCGGCGAGGGCGTCGCGGTCCACCCGTGGACCGTCCAGGTCGCCGCCTACCGGAGTCGGGATCAGGCCGAGGCGCTCCAGCGGTCGCTCGCAGCCGCGGGCTATCACGCCTACGTCACGACGGCGACCGGCCAGGACGGAAGCGTTCGCTACCGCGTGCGCGTGGGGAGCTACCCGAACCGGAGTGAAGCCGAGAAGGTCTCGCAGCGGCTCGGGAGCGAGCGCGCGCTGACGCCCTTCCTGGCGCCCCGGTAGGAGTCCGGGGGATGGCGCATCGCCTCGGACGCGTGCTGATCGCGCAGGAGGAGATCGCCGAACGGGTCCGCGAGCTCGGGAAGGCGGTGGCCCGCGACTACGCCGGCCGTGACCCGTTGCTGGTCGGGGTGCTGAAGGGCGCCGTGATCTTCCTGGCCGATCTCATCCGCGCCACCGACATCGCGGCGACCGTGGATTTCATCGGGGTGTCGAGCTACGGGACGAGCAGCCGTTCCTCCGGAGTGGTCAAGATCACCTCCGACCTGTCGGTCAGCATCGAGGACCGCCACGTGCTCCTCGTCGAGGACATCATCGACACGGGACGCACGATCAACTACCTCAGGCGGAACCTTCAGACGCGCCACCCCCGGAGCCTCAAGCTCTGCGCGCTCCTCGACAAGGCGGAGCGACGGGAAGAGGAAGTCGTGATCGACTACTTGGGCTTCAGCATTCCCAACCACTTCGTGGTCGGTTACGGGCTCGACTTCGAGGGGCTCTACCGGAACCTGTCCTACATCGCGGTCCTGGAACCCGACCCGGCGGCCCCCGGCGGCCTAGCCGCCTTGTCGCCCGAACTGCCTGTGTTATAATGCTTTGGTAAGCGCCGCCGGGACAGGAGCATGAAAGCCCCTCAGATGAACCAGTTCTACAAGAACCTGGCCCTCTGGATGGTGATTGGGCTGATCGTCATCCTGCTTTTCAACCTGTTCAACAACGCCAGCCAGTCGTCGCGGGAGGACGTCGTCTTCTCGGACTTCCTGCGCAAGGTCGAAGCCGGCGAGGTCAAAGAGGTGACGATCCGCGGGAACATGCTGAACGGACGCCTCGCCGACGGCTCCGCGTTCCGGACCTACACGCTCGACTACCCGGACCTGGTGCGGATGCTCCGCGACCGCGGAGTGCGAATCATCGTCAAGCCGCCGGACAGCAACCCCTGGTACGCCATCCTGCTCCAGTGGATCCCGATGCTCCTGTTCATCGGCGTCTGGATCTTCTTCATGCGCCAGATGCAGGGGGGCGGCGCCAAGGCGCTCTCGTTCGGCAAGGCGCGGGCGCGGCTGATCTCGGAGAAGCAGAACAAGGTGACGTTCCAGGACGTCGCCGGGGTAGACGAGGCCAAGGAGGAGCTCCGGGAGATCATCGAGTTCCTGAAGGACCCGCAGAAGTTCCAGAAGCTCGGGGGGAAGATCCCGAAGGGCGTGCTCCTGGTCGGCCCGCCGGGCACCGGCAAGACGCTGCTGGCGAAGGCGATCGCCGGTGAGGCGAACGTTCCCTTCTTCTCCATCTCCGGGTCGGACTTCGTCGAGATGTTCGTCGGGGTCGGAGCCTCGCGGGTCCGCGATCTCTTCGAGCAGGGGAAGAAGCATGCTCCCTGCATCATCTTCATGGACGAGATCGACGCGGTCGGGCGGCACCGCGGCGCGGGTCTCGGCGGCGGCCACGACGAGCGCGAGCAGACCCTCAACCAGCTCCTGGTCGAGATGGACGGCTTCGAGACCAACGAGGGCGTGATCCTGATCGCGGCCACGAACCGGCCCGATGTGCTCGACCCGGCCCTCCTGCGTCCCGGCCGCTTCGACCGGCAGGTGGTGGTGCCGCGGCCCGACGTCAGGGGGCGGGAGGAGATCCTGCGCGTTCACGCGCGCCGGGTCCAGCTGGCTCCGGACGTGGACCTCAAGGTCCTCGCGCGCGGGACGCCGGGCTTCTCGGGCGCCGACCTGGCGAACCTGGTCAACGAGGCAGCCCTCCTCGCCGCACGTCAGAACAAGAAGTACGTGGAGATGATCGACTTCGAGAACGCCAAGGACAAGGTCCTGATGGGTGTCGAGCGGCGCTCGATGATCATCAGCGACGAGGAGAAGCGGACGATCGCCTATCACGAGGGCGGGCACGCGCTGGTGGCCGACTTCCTTCCGGGTACCGATCCGATCCACAAGGTCACGATCATCCCGCGCGGCCGGGCCCTCGGGCTGACTCAACAGCTCCCCCTCGACGACAAGTACAACTACTCGAAAGACTACCTGGTGAACCGGATCACGATCCTCCTGGGCGGCCGGGCGGCTGAGGAGATCGTTCTCCAGCAGCAGACCACGGGGGCGGGCGACGATCTCGAAAAGGCCACGGAGATGGCCCGCAAAATGGTCTGCGAGTGGGGCATGTCCGAAAAGCTGGGACCGCTGACCTTCGGGAAGAAGGAGGAGCATATCTTCCTGGGCCGGGAGTTCGCGCGTCATCAGGACTACAGCGACGAGACGGCGATCCTGATCGACAACGAGGTGAAGCGGATCGTCACGGAGTGCGCGGCTAAGGCTCGGCAGATCGTCGCGGAGAACCTGGAAAAGCTCCACGCGCTGGCGCGGGCCCTCCTGGAGCGCGAGTCGCTGGACGGCGAGGAGATCGCCAGGATCCTTCACACCCGCCCGAGCTTCCAGGAAGCGCCTGCCCCGGCATAGGAATCGGAGGGGGCCGCGACGGCCCCCTCCGAGCCACCCCCAGAATTAGATTGCGCAGGCGAAGCCTGCGCTCGATGCGAAAGGTTGGAGGGGGGCGTTGCCCCCCTTCCGAAGCCTCCTCCCCAAAACAGCTTGCGCTGGCGAAGCCTGCGCTCGAGCATCGGAGGGGGCCGGGCCCCCGACGCCGAAGGCGTGGGGAGGGGCCCCCTCCGAGCCACCCCCAGAATTAGATTGCGCAGGCGAAGCCTGCGCTCGATGC includes:
- the hpt gene encoding hypoxanthine phosphoribosyltransferase — translated: MAHRLGRVLIAQEEIAERVRELGKAVARDYAGRDPLLVGVLKGAVIFLADLIRATDIAATVDFIGVSSYGTSSRSSGVVKITSDLSVSIEDRHVLLVEDIIDTGRTINYLRRNLQTRHPRSLKLCALLDKAERREEEVVIDYLGFSIPNHFVVGYGLDFEGLYRNLSYIAVLEPDPAAPGGLAALSPELPVL
- a CDS encoding ATP-dependent metallopeptidase FtsH/Yme1/Tma family protein produces the protein MNQFYKNLALWMVIGLIVILLFNLFNNASQSSREDVVFSDFLRKVEAGEVKEVTIRGNMLNGRLADGSAFRTYTLDYPDLVRMLRDRGVRIIVKPPDSNPWYAILLQWIPMLLFIGVWIFFMRQMQGGGAKALSFGKARARLISEKQNKVTFQDVAGVDEAKEELREIIEFLKDPQKFQKLGGKIPKGVLLVGPPGTGKTLLAKAIAGEANVPFFSISGSDFVEMFVGVGASRVRDLFEQGKKHAPCIIFMDEIDAVGRHRGAGLGGGHDEREQTLNQLLVEMDGFETNEGVILIAATNRPDVLDPALLRPGRFDRQVVVPRPDVRGREEILRVHARRVQLAPDVDLKVLARGTPGFSGADLANLVNEAALLAARQNKKYVEMIDFENAKDKVLMGVERRSMIISDEEKRTIAYHEGGHALVADFLPGTDPIHKVTIIPRGRALGLTQQLPLDDKYNYSKDYLVNRITILLGGRAAEEIVLQQQTTGAGDDLEKATEMARKMVCEWGMSEKLGPLTFGKKEEHIFLGREFARHQDYSDETAILIDNEVKRIVTECAAKARQIVAENLEKLHALARALLERESLDGEEIARILHTRPSFQEAPAPA